In Helianthus annuus cultivar XRQ/B chromosome 9, HanXRQr2.0-SUNRISE, whole genome shotgun sequence, the following are encoded in one genomic region:
- the LOC110876286 gene encoding uncharacterized protein LOC110876286 has product MADRVNVNDDDEARRNEIRTMVVEEVKKAIEASIPRLAQEVEGQVLEIVNTSVTSKVEELKEMISELQVKKSKRRCTYKEFMACNPLPYQGDVDPIACQRWISSTEAVFTRSRCEVEDQVMFASYNLEQKIGGMHTRRNWGMIKVKFCEEIAGTERQRIVRYHAMLKAEYREFVNPSKCATLNELIDWARDREIEIKRQVERGEKRVAEKPTNASPSKKARYQDQSKKGKASSEIPTCKTCGKHHSGECLSGKKGCYKCGREGHPFYRCPENPKACYNCNETGHIKAECPKLQQGTKRDGKKDEPPKARGRMFQLTSDEAKASPDVVSGIFLVNSMPMNVLFDSGASRSFISNELLAHPSFKLEKMMVPLEVEVSDSKSYLLHDICRNCKILIEDEEFSIDLVPMYMGEFKVVVGMDWLAQNHAEIQCEKKVIHILTSGGKRLSNM; this is encoded by the exons ATGGCTGATAGGGTGAACGTGAATGATGACGATGAAGCACGCCGAAATGAAATAAGAACTATGGTTGTGGAAGAGGTAAAGAAAGCAATTGAGGCTAGTATACCCCGATTAGCTCAGGAAGTCGAGGGGCAAGTATTGGAGATAGTTAATACCTCGGTAACATCTAAGGTggaagaattgaaagaaatgattaGTGAATTGCAAGTGAAGAAAAGCAAACGGAGATGTACGTACAAAGAGTTCATGGCATGTAATCCCTTACCATACCAAGGGGATGTTGATCCGATAGCTTGCCAAAGGTGGATTTCAAGCACCGAAGCCGTGTTTACACGGAGTAGATGCGAAGTGGAAGATCAAGTAATGTTTGCCTCCTACAATCTCgagcaaaagattggtgggatgcaTACTCGAAGGAATTGGGGGATGATAAA GGTGAAGTTCTGTGAAGAGATAGCTGGGACGGAGAGGCAAAGGATTGTACGTTACCATGCTATGCTAAAGGCTGAATATCGAGAATTTGTAAATCCCTCCAAGTGTGCAACGCTGAACGAACTAATTGATTGGGCAAGAGACAGAGAAATTGAGATAAAAAGGCAGGTTGAACGGGGAGAGAAAAGGGTAGCGGAGAAGCCTACCAACGCAAGCCCATCGAAAAAGGCAAGATATCAAGATCAAAGCAAGAAAGGGAAAGCAAGTAGTGAAATTCCGACTTGCAAGACGTGTGGGAAGCATCATTCGGGTGAATGTTTGTCAGGAAAGAAGGGGTGCTACAAATGTGGACGTGAGGGACATCCGTTTTATAGGTGCCCCGAAAACCCTAAGGCGTGTTATAATTGTAATGAAACGGGGCACATTAAAGCGGAATGCCCGAAACTCCAACAAGGGACAAAGAGAGATGGAAAGAAGGATGAGCCTCCCAAGGCTCGCGGAAGGATGTTTCAGTTAACCTCGGATGAAGCTAAAGCTAGCCCGGAcgtggtttcaggtatattttTGGTGAATTCCATGCCTAtgaatgttttatttgattccgGGGCTAGTAGGTCGTTCATTTCTAATGAATTGTTAGCTCACCCATCGTTTAAGCTTGAAAAGATGATGGTACCCTTAGAAGTAGAAGTTTCTGATAGTAAAAGCTATTTGTTACATGATATTTGTAGAAACTGTAAGATCTTAATCGAAGATGAGGAATTTAGTATAGATCTTGTCCCGATGTACATGGGGGAATTTAAAGTAgttgtaggaatggattggcttGCCCAAAACCACGCTGAAATTCAATGTGAAAAGAAAGTTATTCATATATTAACCTCGGGGGGGAAACGG CTGTCAAACATGTGA